The genomic stretch TCCACCACGAACACCGGCGCGGGTTCGACCTTCACGGGCGTGGAGGCGCACTCCTGGTCATCGAGGGAGAAGACCAGCGAGGTATACGCCGGGGCGGCGTCCGCCGCCGCGCTGACGCCCACCCACATGAGCGACTCCGCCCCGGGAGCGGGAAGGCGGGGATCGACGTTGGTGAAGGTGAGGCTCTGCCCATCGTCCGAAAGGGTTCCGGTGTAGACCGTGTTGGTGCCGGTTTGGAGGTCGTGAACGGTCAGCTGGTGGTCCGGGGCGCCGGGCTTGCCCCACAGCAGTTGAGTGTCCTGGGGCAACCGAACAGTGACGGTCAGCGGGGACACCGGTCCGTCATCGACCTTGGTCAGCTTCACCCCGGGATAACGGACGGCTCCCGCCGGCTCCAGGAGATCCTCCGGCGGCCCACCGGGGCTGGCTGAGAACGGCGGGCCGACCACAGGCGTGCCGATGAGTACCGGCGTGGAATCCGATGCCTTGCCGCCGACAGTGAAGGTCAGGGCGGTATAGCCGGCGGCGGCCTCAGGGGCGGCGCTCACGCAGACGTACAGCACCTTCATCAGGCCCTCGGGGACGTCCAGGTTGACGCCCTTGAAGGTCAGGGTCAGCCCGTCCGGCGAGAGGGTTCCCGGATACACTCCGCCGTCCAGCACCGAGAGCTGGTAGTCCGGCTGGCCGGCGCTTCCCCATTGCAGCCCCTTGCCCGCAGGCAGTTCGACGGTCACCTCCTGTTCGCCGAGCGGCGCCGCGCCGGTCTTCTCGACGACCACGCCGGGGTAGCCGACGGCCGCTCCGCCGGGTACCAGGCCCACATCTGGCGGCCCGCCCGGCTCCACCTCGTACTGGGTCGCACTGGCGATGGTGAGGAGGAACTCGGTTTGGGCGTTGCCCGATGCGGCGACCACTCGCACGGGGCCTGCTGCCTGTCCAGCCGTGAGCACCGGCGCGGTGGCATACCCGTTCACGTCAGCGACCACCTTCGCCTGGGTGGCGCCATTGAACGATGCTCCGCCGGACACCACAGTGAACGTCACCGCAGCCCGGGGCATCGGCTGCTCCTCCACGAAGGCCCGCGCCCTCAGGAGATTGGGGAAGTCCTGATCGGGGTCGGTCTGCTGCTGGTCACCTTCCGCCTTCTCCAACCGGTTCACCGGTGTGACCGTCCATTGCAGCACTACCTGCCCGGGCCTGCCGCTGTCTCCGACGCCCGCCTGGTAAAGGGGATCGTTCTTTCCCGCCGCTCGGCTGCCCGAACCTGCAACCGTCTGCCCGTCCACACCGGGGCCGCCGACGAAACCAGAACCTCCCCCGCCGCCGCTGCAATTGCTCCAGCTGGCCCAGTGCCCCGAACCCCCACCGGCATAGCCGCCACCGCCGCCAGCCGAATTCGTGCCGCCCCCGCCGCCGCCCATCCCCGCGATGGGCAGCCTGCCACCAGCCCACCCGCCACCCGCGTAGCCGGTACGCCCTCCCGCAGCTCTAGTGGCGCCTCCGCCCGCGCCGCCTGACGAGCCGGACGCCCCTTGGCCGGGGCGATGGCCCTGTCCCTGCGTCCCGCTCAGCCCTCCACCCGGCCCGCCCCTGTTCTGACCCTGCCCGCCACCTCCCCCGCCACCGGCAATCAGCAACGTCTGACTCTGTCGCATGCTGTAGAGGCCGCTCATGCCCCCGCCCCGGGGGCTATGAATGGTGGTGCCTCCTCCTCCGCCACCGAAGCCGAAGGTGTTCCCCACCACCACGGCCAGCTTCTCGCCGGGCTGCACGTTCACGGTCGCCGTGGTGTACCCACCGCCACCAGCTGATGCGGCCCCGCGAGCAGTACTGGCCCCTCCAGAACCCCAGCAGCTCACCTTGATCTGAATCACACCATCGGGCACCACCCAATGCTGCACGCTCCCCGTAGCGGTAAAACGCGCGGTGTTGGCGGTGGGTGTGACGGGGCTGGTATTGGTCATGTCTTAACCTCGGGTAGGCCGTTCGGACAAGACGACATGGAATATCCCTCCTGTATAGGAACTGGAATAGGGACAGGTACGGTCATTGGAGAGCTCCGGACGCTGCGGAACTCTGATCAGTCGCCGTCCGCTTCACTGATTCGGTGGCCACTGCGAACAGAGCGCCAGAGCTCTGCTGAGCCGGTTGCTCCTCTGCTCGGGCCATGGCCGTACAGCCCGCCCTCATCGACGTGAATGCGTCGTTGTAGCTCCACGTCGGCTCCCACCGCGTAGGTGCGGGCGTACCGGTGTAGTTGAATTCGGTATAGAACGTGACCTGATTGCCGTACACCTTGTCGCCCTTCTAAGCCACCTTGGTAATCACTTCGGTCAATAGGTGTACCTACTATTCGGACGTCAGTACACGGAGGGGGGTGAAAATCAGCCCGTTCGGAGGTGTCGTCGCAGACTGCTATCGGGCGGCGCGCGGCACGCCGTGGCGTTCAAGCCCGGCATCGGTGCGGGCGACGGTTTCGGAGGGCTGGCATGAAACGCCCTCGATCGGGCGATGCGCGACGTTTGTCTGCATACGAGCACTATTTATTAGCGCATGCTCTCTACGCGTAGGTGGCTTCGCGCGGCCACTGCCCTGCTCGGCCTTGGGGCAGTCCTGGGGCCTGCCGCGGCTCCGGCCGGCGCCGCCATCGTTCCGGTCGACCGCCACCGTGGAATCCCTGAGCCTCCACCGGTCGAAGAGGTCCTCGCCCAGCTGGGCAAGCTGGCCGTCGAGGCGCCGCACTCGATGAGCGGCTACAGCCGGGCGAAATTCCCACACTGGATCAAGCAGTACGGCCAGTGCGACACCCGCGAAGTCGTGCTGTCGCGCGACGGGCAGTCCGTCTCCCAGGACTCGCTGTGCCGGGCCGTCGCCGGAACCTGGCACAGCCCCTACGACGGCAAGATCCTCGGTTCCGCCTCGAAGGTGGACATTGATCACATGGTCCCGCTCGCCAATGCCTGGAGATCAGGTGCCGACACGTGGACCACGGACAAGCGCAAACGCTTCGCCAACGACCTGAACAACCCACAGCTGATCGCGGTATCCGCTTCGTCGAACCGTTCCAAAGGCGACCAGAGCCCTGACCAGTGGTCCCCACCGAACACCGACTTCTGGTGCACGTACTCGCGGGCCTGGACGAACGTCAAATACGTGTACGGCGCGAGCGTCACCCAACCGGAGAAAGACAAGCTCACCACGATGCTGAACACGTGCGACTGATGGACAAGACGCCCCACCCCGCCCCGCTCCGCGACACCGTGATCGCAGGATCGGGCGGCGCTATGACGGTCGAAGTGGGCGTTATCACCGGCGAATTGACCATTGCCACCACGGACCTACGCGATGGCACCGCCCGCGTCACCGTCCAGTACTCCGGCGCCAACGAGTGGTACGAACTTGAAGGAAGCCCCGCCCGCATCCCCACCACCGGGATCCACAACCTCCATGACGCCGTGCTGGCAGCAATCCGCGCCGGCGGCGCGGCACAGACTCCCTGACTAACTGATCGTTTCAGAATGTCTTTCCTAGTCGTCGGAGGCAGACGATGCCGCAGGCGAGTCCCAAGGGGTCCAGGTGGAGGTCGGCGTGTCGCTCGTAGCGGGTGCGGAGTCGTGGAACTGGTGGAGCCAGGCGAAGGCGCGCTCGACACCCCAGCGCACTTTGCCTAGTCCGGACCCGTGTGCGGTGCCGCAGCGGGCGATCAGCGGCCTGATGCCTCGCTTCCACAGCAGGCGGCGGTACTTGTCGAAGCCGTAGCCCCGGTCGGCGTACAGGCGTCGGGGCCTGTGACGGGGCCGTCCTGGCAGGCCCGGGATCGGTGGGACCGCGTCCAGCAGCGGCAGGAACTGGGTGACGTCGTGGCGGTTCCCGCCGGTGAGGGGCACGGCGAGTGGGGTTCCAAAGCGGTCGACGATCAGATGATGCTTGGAGCCGGGGCGGGCGCGGTCGACGAGTGAGGGGCCGACGTGATCCCCCCTTTGAGGGCTCGGACATGGCAGCCGTCTATGGCGCAGTCGTCCAGGTCCAGAAGGTCAGAACGACGCAGTTCGGCGGCGTGCAGACGGGACCAGACACCGGCCGCGGTCCAGTCCCGCAGTCGGCGCCAGGCTGTGACACCAGAGCAGCCCACGGCTGCCGCGGCGACGTCGCGCCAGGCGACGCCGGTTCGCAGTACGTACATGATCCCAGCGAGAGCCGTCCGGCCTGGAACAGGCAGTCACCCGGGGTAGGGGCGGTGCCGTTCGGAAGCGGGCGGCAGCAATGTGGCCACCCGGTCCCACAGGTCGTCAGGAACAAGATCAGCATGCACCCGGACACACTGCCGACCGAGATCAGCGAGGGCAAGACCTGTGGTCGTCTCACCGACCGCAGCCGGAAAATCCCAGCCGTCCGAGTGGCAGCCGAACCTGGCCTCAGGTGTTGCGGAGCCGTGGGTTCAGTCGCCGATGGCGGCCTTGTAGCCTGCGGCGTCGAGAAGCTGGTCGAGTTCGGCCTTGTCCGACGGCTTGAGCTTGAAAATCCAGGACTCATAAGGCTCCCCATTGAGGAGCTCCGGGCTGTTGGACAGTTCGTCGTTCACGGCGACTACCTCGCCGCCGATCGGTGCATAGAAGTCCGACGCCGCCTTCACCGACTCGACAACACCAGCAGCATCGCCGGCCGCGAAGACCTTGCCAACCTCCGCCAGCTCGACGAACACCACATCGCCGAGCGCCTGCTGGGCGTGGTCACTGATCCCGACCGTCACCGTGCCGTCTGCTTCCAGGCGCGCCCACTCGTGTGACTCGGCAAAGCGCAGATCAGAAGGGACGTTCGACATGCTCGCTCCACTGAAGTCGGCGTTGGTCAGAGGGGACCAGCATGCCGGAGATCGCGGAGAAACGGCCGGACTTCCGCAATTCAGCCCACAAGCGGTCGACAACACTTAACACGCCGTTGGCCACCACGCAGCGGTACCAGCAGCAAAGTCATCAGCCTCCTCAGACGACTCCGAACGACATTCTGAAACGATCAGTAAGGAGCCATTTCATCGGGTGATGCGCCGGTAGCAGCTGATGGCGGTGGAGGCGAGGAAGTGCTCGGGGTTTCGTTCGTAGTGGCAGTGCAGCCGTCGGGTTCCGGACAGCCAGCCGATGGTGCGCTCGACCACCTACCGGTGCCTGCCCAGCCGTTGAAAGGGGGCGTTGCTTGCGTGCCAGGCGGTGCCGGATGCCGCGTGAGGCCAGCCAGACGTCGATGCCCGAAAGCCGTGAGGGCTTCCCCTGCGTTCGAGCGAGGGAAGCCCTCCGGTTCCGGTTACACGTTGCCTACAGGTGAGCCCGTTGTTCCGGCGCGCAGCGCCTTGGTGGTCTTGGCGTCCTCAATCCGCTGGACCGCCTCGCCCGTACCGAGGATGGCGGCGGATAGGGCGAGGATCAGTTCGGTCGGCAGGTCGGGCACGTAGTAGGCGACCAGGGCGAGGGCGGCTGTGGCGATGGCGTACAGCCGGGTGCTGTGGGTGTGGATGAAGGTGAGCAAAGGGTTCAGTTTCCGTAGGCGAGTCGGTGGAGCAGGTCCCAGCCGCGGCGGCCGATGGCCGGGTCGTCGGGGTGGCCGGTGGTGGACAGGTTGTGCTTGCGGTTGAAGCCGGCGACGGCTTTCTGGGTCTGCGGCCCGTAGTTGTCCGAGATCGGCACCGAGGGGTCGAGCCAGCCGGTGTCCTTCAGTGCCTGCTGCAGGCCGCGTGCGGACGGCGAGCTGTGGTTCGGCGCCAGGCCGGCCGGGAACGGCGGCGGGCTGTACGAGCCACCGCCGCCGGAGGGCGCGCCGGTGCCGGGGAGCTTCAGCTGTTGGCCGGGCCTGATCACGTACGGGGCCGAGATACCGTTCGCCTGCGCGATGGCCTTCCAGTTGATCTTCAGCTTGGCGCCGATGCCCGACAGGGTCTCGCCCGGCTGCACCGTGTACGTCGAAGCCGTCGCCCCGCCGGTACTGGAGCCGCCACCGGTCGGCCGCCCCTTGAGACGCGCCGCGATCCGCGAGCGCAGGTCGCCCATGCCGAAGCCCTTCGGGTCGACCTTGCCGGGCTGCCACTCCCGGTGGCCGATCACCGACCCGGCACCCCAGCCGTGCACCCGGCACACCGCGGTCGCCGCCCGCTCGATCGCCTCCAACTGCACGTCCGGCCACGGATCCGAGCCGTCACCCAAGTTTTCGCACTCGAAGCCGTAAAAATGCGTGTTGCCGTCGGTATCGGCCTGGTCGGCCGCGGGCAGCGTCCGTTCAGCGATCACGGCACGCAGCACGTCACCGTCCCCGCGGCCCGCATGGTTCGCGCGGCCGTTACCGATCAGGTAGACCGTGCCGTCCTTCGCGATCACCCCGTGACACAGCGGCCCCGGAAGTCCCGCGTAACCGTTCTCGCAAATGCTGACCGTGTTGCTGGTACCGGACGTAACGGTGTGGTGGATCACCACCCCGTTCACCGGACCCCACGGCCCCTTCCCGTTGCGGTTGTGCGTCCGCCAACCCGGACGCTCCACCACCTTCACACCCTCTGCCCGCAGGGCAGTCACCAAACGGTCAGGGCTCATCGGTGTCGCCAACTCGGCGCTCACTATCTCCCCGCGCCCGAAAACTCACCCCTCGACCGGCTACGACGCCGACCCGTGCGACGCCAGCCAGAGCTGCAACGTCATCACCAAAAGCGGAGAGACAAACGAACTGATCACCAGGCGACGGGTCGCAGCCGCCTGCGCCTGATCTTCGCGACGCTGCTGCGCACCGCGCTCGACCACCTGCTCGTGTTCGCTCCGCAGGGCTGTCAGGCCGGCTTCGACCTGGCCGATGCGCTGCTCGACCACCCGCTGATCCGCCCGGTACACGTCCTCGGTGACCACGTGATCGAGGCGGGCGGCGAGCTGGGCGAGGTCACCGCGCAGGTCCTCACGCAACTGCGAGACGGCACGGTGCAGCTCCCACAGCGTGGGCTCGGCACCCGGCGGCACAGACACCGCAATCACTCCCGGCAACCCCACGCCTGATCACGATCGTACGGTGCCCAACGCGGGTACGGGCGCGACGAGAACCATCCCGAAGTGACGCTACTGAGGTTGTCCGGGTGTTGTCGTAAGGGCTGACTTCTGGTGATCGTCGCAGTAGGCCGAAGTCATGAGGTATCCGCAAGGCGGTGGCCTGACGGCTGAGCGGCGGGCGTTTCGCGAGCGCATCCGGATGGATGCGGCCGCGATGTTCGCCGCCGGGCAGGCCAGTGATGTGATCGCGAAGCGGCTGCGGGTCAGCGTCCGCTCGGTACAGCGGTGGCGCCGGATCTGGCAGGACACGGGGCGGCAGGGCTTGCGCTCGCAAGGGCCGGCAGCCCGGCCAGCACTGAGCGAAGCCTTGTTCTCGGTGCTGGAGCAGGAACTGGCCAAGGGGCCGGTGGCGCATGGCTGGCCGGACCAGACCTGGACCCTGGCACGGATCCGCACGCTCATCGGACGCCGGTTCCACAAGAGCTTCACCCTCTCGGGTATCGCGAAGATGCTGCGGCGGCACGGCTGGTCCCATCAGGTGCCGGCCCGGCGGGCGCTGGAGCGCGATGAGGAGGCGGTGGCCGGCTGGGTGAAGGACACGTGGCCCACGGTGGAAGCGGTGCGGCGGCGCTCGGGGCCTGGCTGTGCTTCGAGGATGAGGCCGGCTTCTCGGTGACGCCGCCCATCCGCCGCACCTGGGCCCAGCGCGGCCACACGCCGCTCATCCGGGTCCGGGGACGTTCCCAGCGCCGCTTTTCGATCGCCGCTTTGGCCTGCTACCGCCCCGGCCGACGCTCCCGCCTGATCTATAGGCCCAAGCGGCACGGCAACGTCAAGGAGGCCAGGCGCCGCAGCTTCACCTGGAGCGATTACCGTGACCTGCTCATCGCAGCCCACCAGCAGCTGGGCGGCCCGATCGCCGTCGTCTGGGACAACCTGAACGTGCACAAGGACGCCCGACTGCGGGCTTTCATCGACAGCCGAGACTGGATCACCGTTCACTACCTGCCGCCCTACGCTCCCGACCTCAACCCCGTCGAAGGCATCTGGTCCCTTCTGCGTCGCAGATGCCAGGCCAATGCCGCCTTCACCGATCCCGACGACCTCATGCAGGCCCTCCGCCGCGGCCTGCGCCAGCTCCAGCACCGCAGCGACGTCATCGACAGCTGCCTCGCCGCAACAGGACTGCCTTTAACGACAACACCCGGACAACCTCAGTAACAAATTGCTTAAGGCCCTCGCCCGCGGTACATGTGTGGCATCCTCAGATGGCCCAGGCCACCCACGAAATTTCGGGGGTGCCTGGCGCGGAGCAGTAACAGGAATGGCCCATTAGCCGAGCCAGCGTCCGTGGCACGACCCACGGTTCGCGCCAGTTGATGAGGCTCGGGAGGGCGCCGGAGCACCCTCCCGAGGCGGAACGCTGACCGGCTCGCTGAGCTGCTGGCGCCCCCGATGGCCTATACATCGGGGACGCCAGCTACAGCACGGCGTCGACGAGCTTGGCCGTCATGGCGGAGATGATTGCCCCGATGACGAGTAGTGCCAGTTCACGTCGGCCCAGCCTGTTGACCAGGGCTAGTGCACGTCGGCCCAGCCGGCTGGCCAGGGCCAGTGCACGTCGCACCAGCCGGTTGATCAGGTTCCCTAAGCGGTGACGCATGCCCACCTCCGATATTCGTCCCGGACCCGGTGTCCGGGTACGCGAGTGAACGGAGGCAGCGCGTGCTGTCACACGGTGGCGAGCCTACGGCGAACAACCCCTAGCCGAGCAGGGAATCAGGAAATCACTCCTCAGTTGGCGCGGCAGGTCACGCTGTCGAAGCCGATCCAGGTGGCCCGGTTGCCGATGACCGGGTAGAGCCTCATGGCGCCGTCCGGATTGACGTCCATGCGGATGATGGTGCCGTTGGCAGTGGAGGCGACGATGAGGCGCTTGGTCGTCTTAGGCCGGTAGCCGTCTGGGAGCGTGCCGATCTGCTGCCCGCTGCGCACGGTGGAGTCGGCCAGGTTGACGTAGCCGGTCATCTCGATGGTCCCGGTGGCCGTCACCCGCACCTCGGGCGCTTCGGAACCCGGCGTGATGCCGGGTGCGAGGTCGATGAGGCGCCAGTCGGTGGCCGGCCGGGTGACCCAGCCCTCCACGGCTATCCCGTTCGGATCCATCGTGACGGTAGTGTCTCCGCTGGTTGACGCCGTGCGGACGGTGAGCTGGGCGCCGCTGGACTCGATGAAGGTGCGCGCAGGCAGGCCGTTGTCGTTGCCGGGGGCCTCTGGGCCATCTTGGACTTCAATTCGGAGTAGCGCCCTATCGGTAGGGCCGATGCTACCCGCGCCATAGACGGTGGCCTTGCCCTGTTTACGGTCCAGGCTCGTCGAGGTGGTCAGCGTGAAAGCACCGTCGCGCTCGTTGAGTTGCGGGGAGCGCAACTGCAAGGCGGAGGTGTCGGGGAGGTTCCACCAGTCGGTTTGCACTGCCGGGGCAGTGAGTTCCACGGTCGGGAAGGCCGTGCCGTCCGCTTTGGTGCTGGCCCGCAGAGTGCCGGGGGCCTTTTCGAGGTCGGAAGCGGAGTGCAGCAGCACGGAGGGGATCTGTTCCAGCGGTGCGGGCGGGGTGGGGGTGACGACGATGCGGTTGCCGCTGGCGCCGGTACGGACGGTGCTGCCGGTGACCAGGGCTCCGTCGATCTTTCCGCCGACGATGTGCTTGCTGGTGATGGCGTCGGCCGCGAGGGTTTCCGCAGTGACCGCGCCCGCCTGGATGTCGGCAGCCGCGGCCTTCCGCGGCGTGCCCTCGATAGCCACCGAGGCGGGACCGGCGACCCCTGCCAAGGTGCGTGCCCGCAGCTTGACCCACCAGGCGGTGTAGGGCAGGGGCACGGTGACGCTGCCACCCTGGGCGGTTTCGATGGTGTCGCGCAGCGTGCCCTGTGACGGCTCGAACCCGGCGTCCGGACCGACGTGCACTTCGACGCGGGCGAAGTCCAGGGGCGCAGCCGCCCCGTCGGCGAAGGCGCCGTCCCAGGTGACGCTCAGTGCGGCCAGCGCCGGGGCAACGGTCGGCGGCGCCGGGACCGGAGGCGGGGGGCCGTTGACGACGGTGACGCCGCTGGTGCCGTCGGGCTGCTGGCCGACCAGCGCACGCAACGAGCCGTGCTCGTCATAAACCTGGACGGCGCCGCCTTCGATCGAGGCGTTGGTCAGGCGCGGGGAGCGGATGACGGCGCGCAGCATCCGTTCTATCTGGGTGATGCGGGTGCCGAGATCGGCAGGCACAGCAAGTTCTCCTTGTACCGGGGTTCAGGCGGCGGTGGCGTAGTGGAAGGTGTCGGCGCGGCGCAGGTCGAGGGTCGCGGTCTCGCCGTCGCTGGTGTCGGGGTGCAGGGTCCAGCCGGTGATGCGGCACCAGCCCGACCAGTTGCCCCACTGGTCTCGGATGGTGACCTGCACGTCGTCCCCGACCTGCCAGGCCCCGAACGGTGCGGCGGGGTGGTTGCGGACGGTGATCTGTTCGACCTCGCCCATCTGCTGGCGCCAGGCGCGCTCGGTCTTCGCGCGCTGAGCAAGGACGTCGCTGCCGCGTACGTCGGGCAGTTCCAGGACGTGTTCGAGGCGCAGGCGGCCGTTGCGGACGGCGTCGATGGCGCGCTGCTGGGCGCGGCCTTCGCCGCTGCCGGTGGCGATGACGACCTGGGCGTACTCGTCGGCGCTGTAGGTGACGGGCGTGCGGTCGATGATGTTCAGGCCGCTGGCGAACATCAGGTCGCGTCGGCGGGCGCCGAGGCGGGGGTAGCCGAGCCGGATCCGGCGCACCGGCCGGCCATCGGTGCCCCACCACGTGGTGCACGCGTAGTCAGGGGAGTCCGGTGCTTTCACCAGGTCATCGATCTGGTCGCCGAGTACTGGGGTCTCCCACCAGCGCGAATGCCACGGCTCGGCGGGTGTGCCCACAGTTCCCTTCGACTCGGTCGGATCAACGGTGATGCCGAGGTCCCCGTCGGGAACGGACTGGGCGTAGGTGACGATGTCGCGGATGATGCGGCACGGGTCACCGTGTACGTAGGGGCCTCGGCCGCCGAGCTCCCCGTCGAGGTCGAGGCGGCGCTGGAGGTACGAGGTCCATCCGGCGGCTTCGATCTTCAGCTCGTTGCCCTCGGGAACGGCTTGCCACACGAGCCCGCCCCAGCGCAAAAACCCGTCGCTCTCGGCGTAGATCACGACGGTGCCCGGGTCGGCGAGCTCGGGAACCAGCGTGGCCAGGTGCGGTTTCAGGGCGCCCCGCAGGTGACCGGGCCCGTTGAGTTCTTCACCGAACTCGACGTCGGTCAACGGGAGGTGCTGAGTGAGCCACTGGCCGGTCAGGGCGTGCTGGGTCAGGTAGCGGTAACTCACACCGGACCCTCGGTGAACTCCACGTCACAGACGATGGACGTGCCCTCGTCGACCGAGAGGTCACCCTTCACACTCTTGGCCATCCGTGCTTCGAGATAGAGCTGTTGGGTGGTGCCGCGGTATTCGGCCGGAACGGTCAGGGTGTCGGCAATGACAGCGGTCGTGCGGCGCACGCCCGTGCCCTGGTCGTCGTCGACAACGGTGCCCTCACCGGGCTGATCACCGAGGACCAGGCGTACGACGCCGTAGACGTTGTCGAAGTCCAGGCGCAGCCCGGCGAGCGTCAGCACGATGATTGCCTTGGTCGCCCACAGCGGGATGTCGATCTTCCACTGGGCTTCGGGCGGCCAGGTGTGCCACTCGTCGTCGTCCTGCCACGCCTTGGTCATGGTGTGCGGGTAGGCGGTGCGCAGCGACCGTTCGCGCCGAGGGTTGGCGACGTTGCGCAGGTCCCGGATCATGCCAGCGGTGATGGTGCCGGTGGAGGCGGGTATGTCGAGGCGGGCGAGCGCGATGCCGGTCACCCCGGGCGGCGGGGCCGTGGCGGTGGGGGAGACGTTGGGGATCACGTCGAAGGTGTTGATGGCGTCCTTCGCCGGGTCGAGTCCGCCCTCGTACTCGGGGTCGGTGATGCGCAGCACGATCAGGTCCGAGCGCGGCGTGGCACCAGTCGGCGCGACGGGAAGCGTGGCGGTGCCGATGTTGT from Streptomyces albofaciens JCM 4342 encodes the following:
- a CDS encoding HNH endonuclease family protein — encoded protein: MLSTRRWLRAATALLGLGAVLGPAAAPAGAAIVPVDRHRGIPEPPPVEEVLAQLGKLAVEAPHSMSGYSRAKFPHWIKQYGQCDTREVVLSRDGQSVSQDSLCRAVAGTWHSPYDGKILGSASKVDIDHMVPLANAWRSGADTWTTDKRKRFANDLNNPQLIAVSASSNRSKGDQSPDQWSPPNTDFWCTYSRAWTNVKYVYGASVTQPEKDKLTTMLNTCD
- the gcvH gene encoding glycine cleavage system protein GcvH — protein: MSNVPSDLRFAESHEWARLEADGTVTVGISDHAQQALGDVVFVELAEVGKVFAAGDAAGVVESVKAASDFYAPIGGEVVAVNDELSNSPELLNGEPYESWIFKLKPSDKAELDQLLDAAGYKAAIGD
- a CDS encoding peptidoglycan-binding domain-containing protein, which translates into the protein MIRPGQQLKLPGTGAPSGGGGSYSPPPFPAGLAPNHSSPSARGLQQALKDTGWLDPSVPISDNYGPQTQKAVAGFNRKHNLSTTGHPDDPAIGRRGWDLLHRLAYGN
- a CDS encoding IS630 family transposase (programmed frameshift) encodes the protein MRYPQGGGLTAERRAFRERIRMDAAAMFAAGQASDVIAKRLRVSVRSVQRWRRIWQDTGRQGLRSQGPAARPALSEALFSVLEQELAKGPVAHGWPDQTWTLARIRTLIGRRFHKSFTLSGIAKMLRRHGWSHQVPARRALERDEEAVRLGEGHVAHGGSGAAALGAWLCFEDEAGFSVTPPIRRTWAQRGHTPLIRVRGRSQRRFSIAALACYRPGRRSRLIYRPKRHGNVKEARRRSFTWSDYRDLLIAAHQQLGGPIAVVWDNLNVHKDARLRAFIDSRDWITVHYLPPYAPDLNPVEGIWSLLRRRCQANAAFTDPDDLMQALRRGLRQLQHRSDVIDSCLAATGLPLTTTPGQPQ